A region from the Phaenicophaeus curvirostris isolate KB17595 chromosome 3, BPBGC_Pcur_1.0, whole genome shotgun sequence genome encodes:
- the MC4R gene encoding melanocortin receptor 4 yields MNITQHRGTLQPLHLWNHSYGLHGGASESNAKGHSSGGCYEQLFVSPEVFVTLGIISLLENVLVIVAIAKNKNLHSPMYFFICSLAVADMLVSVSNGSETIVITLLNNTDTDAQSFTINIDNVIDSVICSSLLASICSLLSIAVDRYFTIFYALQYHNIMTVKRVGVIITCIWAACTVSGILFIIYSDSSVVIICLISMFFTMLILMASLYVHMFMMARMHIKKIAVLPGTGPIRQGANMKGAITLTILIGVFVVCWAPFFLHLIFYISCPYNPYCVCFMSHFNFYLILIMCNSIIDPLIYAFRSQELRKTFKEIICCCSLRGFCDLPGKY; encoded by the coding sequence ATGAATATCACCCAGCACCGTGGGACACTCCAGCCTCTGCATTTATGGAACCACAGCTATGGACTACATGGAGGTGCCAGTGAATCCAATGCAAAAGGCCACTCCTCGGGAGGCTGCTACGAGCAACTCTTTGTATCCCCTGAAGTGTTTGTGACTCTGGGCATCATCAGCTTGTTGGAGAATGTCTTGGTCATTGTGGCAATAGCCAAGAACAAGAACCTCCATTCACCCATGTACTTCTTCATCTGTAGCTTGGCAGTGGCTGACATGCTAGTGAGTGTATCTAATGGATCAGAAACTATTGTCATCACGCTGCTAAACAATACAGACACAGACGCACAGAGCTTTACTATAAACATTGACAATGTCATTGATTCAGTGATTTGCAGTTCCTTGCTTGCATCAATTTGCAGTCTCCTCTCaatagcagtggacaggtatttTACTATATTTTATGCCCTCCAGTACCATAATATCATGACGGTGAAGCGCGTAGGGGTCATCATCACATGCATCTGGGCTGCTTGCACAGTCTCAGGCATTTTGTTCATAATTTACTCTGACAGCAGTGTTGTTATCATCTGCCTTATTAGCATGTTCTTTACTATGCTCATTCTCATGGCATCCCTCTATGTCCACATGTTCATGATGGCTCGGATGCATATCAAAAAGATTGCTGTTCTTCCAGGGACTGGCCCTATTCGCCAAGGGGCCAACATGAAAGGAGCCATTACTCTCACCATCCTGATTGGAGTTTTTGTTGTGTGCTGGGCTCCATTTTTCCTGCACCTGATTTTCTACATCTCCTGCCCCTATAACCCTTACTGTGTGTGTTTCATGTCCCACTTTAACTTCTACCTCATCCTCATTATGTGCAATTCCATCATCGATCCACTCATCTATGCATTTCGGAGTCAGGAGCTCAGGAAAACATTCAAGGAGATCATATGCTGCTGTAGCCTGAGAGGGTTTTGTGATTTGCCTGGCAAATATTAA